Genomic segment of Candidatus Omnitrophota bacterium:
GTAAACTTGAGGTTAAATTAACCAAGGCGCAGATCGCCAAAAGATTTAAAAACTGGAAAGCGGTGGAACCGAAGATCAAGACCGGATACCTTGCCAGGTACAGCCGGATGGTTTCATCCGCGGATAAAGGAGCGGTGGTCAGCTAATATGAACGGCGCGCAGATATTAATAGAGTGTCTTAAGAAAGAGGGCGTTGAGGTTATCTTCGGGTATCCCGGGGGACAGGTCCTGCCTTTGTTCGATAAGCTTTACGATGCGCCTGTAAGGTTTATTCTGGTCAGGCATGAACAAGCTGCCGCACACGCGGCTGACGGTTATGCCCGGGCCACCGGAAAGGTCGGGGTTTGCCTGGCTACATCAGGGCCGGGCGCGACTAACCTGGTTACCGGCATAGCCAATGCCTTTATGGATTCCATTCCCATGGTCGCCATTACCGGACAGGTGAAATCTTTCCTGATCGGCAATGATGCCTTTCAGGAAGCGGATATCACCGGCATAACCCGTCCGGTCACCAAACATAACTTTTTAGTCAAAGACGTAAAGGACCTGGCCCGGATCGTGCGCGAGGCTTTTCATATCGCCTCTACCGGCCGCCCCGGCCCGGTGCTTATTGATATCCCGACGGATATTCAGATGCAGGAAATCGAATTTATCTGGCCGGAGACTGTCGAGATGCGCAGTTATAAACCCACATATTTCGGCCATCCCGGACAGATCAAGAAAGCGGTAAAGCTGATCAATGAGTCGAAGAAACCGATAATCTACGCCGGCGGCGGCGTGATCCTTTCCAACGCCTCGGCGGAGCTTCGTGAATTCGCCGATAAGATCAAAGCGCCTGTGACCATGACCCTGATGGGCCTGGGCGCATTCCCGGCTGACAGCCCGTTTTCCCTGGGCATGCTCGGGATGCACGGTACCGCTTACGCTAATCACGCGGTCATGACAGCTGACCTGATAATAGCGGTCGGCAGCCGTTTTGACGACCGGGTTACCGGAAAGCTGGATACCTTTGCCAAGAACGCCAAGATAATACATATAGATATAGATCCGTCATCGATCAGCAAAAACGTCAAGGTGGATATACCGATTGTCGGCGACGTTAAGAACGTCCTGGGGCAGTTGTTGGAAGAGATCAAGAAAGGCCCGGATACAAGGGATTGGCTGAAGACCGTCGAATCTTTGAAGAAGAAGCATCCTTTAAAATATGAGGGTAAAGAAAAGATCAACCCGCAGTATATAATCGAGCAGATCTCGGAGATAACCGGTTCGAACGCGATCATTGCTACCGAGGTGGGGCAGCATCAGATGTGGGCCGCCCAGTGGTATAAACATATGCATCCGCGGTCGTTTATTTCTTCGGGCGGATTAGGGACGATGGGCTTTGGGTTCCCCGCGGCAATGGGCGCTAAAGTCGCCTGCCCGGATAAAACGGTATTCAATATCGCCGGAGACGGCTCGATCCAGATGAATATACAGGAACTGGCCACCTGCGTTTGCAACAAAATAAACGTGAAGGTGGCGATATTGAACAACGGTTACCTGGGTATGGTCAGGCAATGGCAGGAGCTTTTCTATAAACACCGCTACGCTTATACCTGTTTGTATAACCCGGATTTCGTTAAGCTTGCCGAAAGTTACGGCGCAATGGGCATCAGGGTTACCACAAAAGAAGAGGTTAGGCCGGCTATAGAAAAAGCGATCGCCACCGATAATGTGGTTTTCATCGATTTCCACGTCGAGCCTGAAGAGAACGTGTTTCCTATGGTCCCTGCGGGTGAGTCCATCGATAAGATGATCGGAGGCCTGGCATGAGACACACGATCTCGGTCTTAGTTGAGAATAAATTCGGGGTGTTGGCGCGCATCGCCGGGCTTTTCAGCGCCCGGGGTTATAATATCGCTTCTTTAGCGGTCAGCGAGACGCAGGATCCGGCTATATCTTATATGACTATTGTGGTTGACGCCAAGGATGAGAAGATCCTGGAGCAGATCAAGAAGCAGTTGAATAAGCTGATCGATGTGGTCACGGTCACTGATTTCACCAAGAAGGACCATGTCGAGCGCGAGTTGATATTGGCTAAGATCAATCTGGCGGCCAAGGATAAGCCCCGGCTGGAGAAATTGCTGAATAAATACGCCGGGCAAATGATCCAGCATAAATCCGATATCGCCATAATCGCGGTTGTCGGCGAGCAGGCGCAGATCAAGCTTCTGCTTGAGGGCCTGAAAGGGTTCGGGGTCAAGGAGTTAGTAAGGACAGGCAAAATAGCGGTAGGCTGAATTGATCTATAGTCGATAATCTATAATCGATAGTCTCAGACGGATGTATTTCATTAAATCAAGCGGTTTAAAAAACAACCAGGAGGAGAAATGGCTAAGATCTATTATGACAATGACGCTGACCTGAATCTTCTTAAAGGCAAGAAGATCGCGATCATCGGATACGGTATCCAGGGCAGGGGACAGTCTTTATGTCTGAGGGATTCGGGATGCGATGTTGTGGTTTCGGAGATGGAAGGCACGCCGAATTTCGAACAGGCTAAAAAAGACGGGTTCATCCCGGTTTCCGCCGCTGAAGCGGCAAAACAGGCGGATATAATCCAGATCCTCACCCAGGATCATGTCCAGGCTAAAGTTTATAGCGAATCTATAAAGCCCAACCTGAAAAAAGGCAAAGCGCTTTGTTTCTCGCACGGGTTCAATATCCGTTTTAAACAGATAAAACCCGGGAAGAACATTGATGTATTCATGATCGCCCCTAAAGGCCCTGGCGCTCTGGTCAGGCGTATGTATGAGGAAGGAAAAGGCGTTCCTTGTTTGATCGCTGTTTTCCAGGATGCCACAGGCCAGGCCAAGCAATTGGCGTTAGCTTACGCGAAAGGCCTTAAGGCTACCACTGCCGGCGTGATCGAAACCACTTTCGAGGAAGAGACCGAGACCGACCTTTTCGGCGAACAGGCGGTTCTTTGCGGCGGTGTAAGCGAGTTGATCAAAGCCGGGTTTGATACTCTGATCGAAGCCGGATACCAGCCGGAGATAGCGTATTTCGAAGTGCTGCATGAATTAAAGCTGATCACCGATTTGATCCAGGAAAAAGGGATCAGCGGGATGCGCCGGGGCGTTTCCAATACCGCCTGCTATGGCGATCTTTCCCGCGGCCCGAGGATCATTACCGAGAAGACCCGGAAAGAGATGAAGAAAATATTGAAAGAGATACAGAAAGGTAAATTCGCCAAGGAATGGATCAAAGAGAACGAATTAGGCCGGCCGAATTTTAACAAATTGCTCAAGGACGGCGATACGCATAAGATAGAAGAAGTAGGAAAGCAGCTCAGGGAAATGATGCCCTGGATGAAAAAATAATCAATAATCAAGACCCGGTCTTCTAACATACTGCGATTAGATGAGTTATAAGACCGGGTCTTGGAGACATATGGAAAAAATAATCATATTTGACACGACTCTGCGGGATGGAGAGCAGGCCCCTGGTGCTTCTTTGAACCATAAAGAAAAGCTGGAGGTGGCTTCCGGCCTGGCGGATCTGGGAGTGGATATAATCGAGGCAGGGTTCCCTGTTTCTTCGCCAGGTGATTTCGAATCAGTCAAGGCTATTGCCAAGTCCATCAAAGGCCCGGTAATTTGCGGCCTGGCCCGGGCGGTTAAAGCGGATATCGATGCAGTGCGGGACGCGGTAAAGCCGGCGCGTCGATCGCGGATCCACGTTTTTCTGGCTACTTCCAAGGTCCACATGCAGTATAAATTGAAGAAAGCTGAAGGCGAGATACTCAGGCTTGCGGTTGAGTCGGTCAAATACGCCAGGAACCTCTGCGGGGATATCGAGTTCTCCCCGGAAGACGCCTCGCGCACGGAAAGGGAATTCCTTTTTAAGGTCGTTGAGGCTGTGATCGCCGCCGGCGCTTCCACGGTTAATATCCCGGATACTGTCGGTTATACCGATCCCGGCGAATACGGGGACCTGATCAAGTCGATAAAATCGAATGTCTCGAATATCAATAAGGCGGTCATCTCGGTGCATTGTCATAATGACCTTGGCCTGGCCGTGGCTAATTCGCTTTCCGCGATCAAGAACGGGGCGAGGCAGGTTGAATGCACGGTGAATGGTATAGGCGAGAGGGCAGGCAACGCCTCGGTTGAAGAGATCGTTATGGCCTTGAAGACCCGCAAGGATATTTACTCCGGCCTGGAAACCCATATCAATACCAGCCAGATCTACAAGGTCTCCAGGTTGGTCAGCAAGCTTACCGGTTTCGCGGTCGCTCCCAATAAGGCTATTGTCGGCGGCAACGCCTTCAGGCATGAATCCGGGATACATCAGGACGGGGTGTTGAAAGAACGCTCGACCTATGAGATAATCCGGCCGGAAGATGTCGGCTTTACCGGCTCGGGGATCGTTCTGGGAAAGCATTCGGGCCGCCACGCACTTAACGAAAGACTGAAAGAGCTGGGTTTTATTAACCTAAGTCAGGCGGAGCTGGATAAAGTCAATGCCAGGTTCAAAGAGCTGGCGGATAAGAAGAAAACGGTTTTTGACGACGACCTCATCTCCCTTGTCGAGGATGAGATAAAGACCAGCAAGCCGGTGTGGAGCCTGGATAGTTTTGTCACTACTTCCGGGACCAGGATCGTCCCGTCCGCCGAGGTTGCCCTTAAATATAAGAGCCAGCTGGTTCGCGCTAAATCAACCGGCGACGGGCCGGTCGATGCCTGCTTTAAGGCCATAGACAAGCTCACCGGAATTAAATGCGAATTGCAGGATTACCGCATCGAGGCGGTCACCAAAGGCAAGGACGCTCTCGGAGAGGTCAGCCTTAAGCTGAAGGCAAAAGGCAAGGTCGCCTCCAGCCGCGGTTCAAGCACGGATATTATCGAGTCTTCAATCCGGGCGTATCTCAACGCAGTGAATAAGATCGAAAGCCTTTGACACAACTTACTTAATGATTAAAGAATCCGCCAAGCAGATTTACGGAATTCTGGGGTATCCCGCCAAACACAGCCTTTCCCCGTTAATGCACAACGCCGCTTTCAAAGCCCTGAATATCGACGCCGAATACCGCATATTTGAAATAGAACGCA
This window contains:
- the ilvB gene encoding biosynthetic-type acetolactate synthase large subunit, whose amino-acid sequence is MNGAQILIECLKKEGVEVIFGYPGGQVLPLFDKLYDAPVRFILVRHEQAAAHAADGYARATGKVGVCLATSGPGATNLVTGIANAFMDSIPMVAITGQVKSFLIGNDAFQEADITGITRPVTKHNFLVKDVKDLARIVREAFHIASTGRPGPVLIDIPTDIQMQEIEFIWPETVEMRSYKPTYFGHPGQIKKAVKLINESKKPIIYAGGGVILSNASAELREFADKIKAPVTMTLMGLGAFPADSPFSLGMLGMHGTAYANHAVMTADLIIAVGSRFDDRVTGKLDTFAKNAKIIHIDIDPSSISKNVKVDIPIVGDVKNVLGQLLEEIKKGPDTRDWLKTVESLKKKHPLKYEGKEKINPQYIIEQISEITGSNAIIATEVGQHQMWAAQWYKHMHPRSFISSGGLGTMGFGFPAAMGAKVACPDKTVFNIAGDGSIQMNIQELATCVCNKINVKVAILNNGYLGMVRQWQELFYKHRYAYTCLYNPDFVKLAESYGAMGIRVTTKEEVRPAIEKAIATDNVVFIDFHVEPEENVFPMVPAGESIDKMIGGLA
- the ilvN gene encoding acetolactate synthase small subunit, with protein sequence MRHTISVLVENKFGVLARIAGLFSARGYNIASLAVSETQDPAISYMTIVVDAKDEKILEQIKKQLNKLIDVVTVTDFTKKDHVERELILAKINLAAKDKPRLEKLLNKYAGQMIQHKSDIAIIAVVGEQAQIKLLLEGLKGFGVKELVRTGKIAVG
- the ilvC gene encoding ketol-acid reductoisomerase codes for the protein MAKIYYDNDADLNLLKGKKIAIIGYGIQGRGQSLCLRDSGCDVVVSEMEGTPNFEQAKKDGFIPVSAAEAAKQADIIQILTQDHVQAKVYSESIKPNLKKGKALCFSHGFNIRFKQIKPGKNIDVFMIAPKGPGALVRRMYEEGKGVPCLIAVFQDATGQAKQLALAYAKGLKATTAGVIETTFEEETETDLFGEQAVLCGGVSELIKAGFDTLIEAGYQPEIAYFEVLHELKLITDLIQEKGISGMRRGVSNTACYGDLSRGPRIITEKTRKEMKKILKEIQKGKFAKEWIKENELGRPNFNKLLKDGDTHKIEEVGKQLREMMPWMKK
- a CDS encoding 2-isopropylmalate synthase; translated protein: MEKIIIFDTTLRDGEQAPGASLNHKEKLEVASGLADLGVDIIEAGFPVSSPGDFESVKAIAKSIKGPVICGLARAVKADIDAVRDAVKPARRSRIHVFLATSKVHMQYKLKKAEGEILRLAVESVKYARNLCGDIEFSPEDASRTEREFLFKVVEAVIAAGASTVNIPDTVGYTDPGEYGDLIKSIKSNVSNINKAVISVHCHNDLGLAVANSLSAIKNGARQVECTVNGIGERAGNASVEEIVMALKTRKDIYSGLETHINTSQIYKVSRLVSKLTGFAVAPNKAIVGGNAFRHESGIHQDGVLKERSTYEIIRPEDVGFTGSGIVLGKHSGRHALNERLKELGFINLSQAELDKVNARFKELADKKKTVFDDDLISLVEDEIKTSKPVWSLDSFVTTSGTRIVPSAEVALKYKSQLVRAKSTGDGPVDACFKAIDKLTGIKCELQDYRIEAVTKGKDALGEVSLKLKAKGKVASSRGSSTDIIESSIRAYLNAVNKIESL